In Tistrella mobilis, the genomic window CGGGCCTCGCCGAGGACGCGGGGGGCTTTACGTTTGACAAGCCCGACGGGCGTATCGTAGAGGCTTACGCAGTTGGTCGTGTGACCGGTGCGCAGGTGATGCGCTTCTACCGCGACGCCCTGCCCCAACTGGGCTGGCGCGAGGTCGGGGGTGCTGCCGCTGCATCCGGTGCCGGTATCGCCGCCTTCACCCGCGGCACCGAGCGCCTGACGATCGACACGGCCGAGCAGTCCTCCGGCCGTCTGGTCGTGCATTTCGTGCTGGCACCTGCAGAGGGTGCTGCGCGCCCCTGACAGCCAGGCTCCCGCCCCTGCCGGGAGGCCGCCGGGCGTCGGAACGTCAGTCTTCATCGACCGGCTTCGGGACCAGGCAGGCGGCGAAGGATCCCGCATCCGCCGCCCCGGTGAAGCCGGCGCGGGATCGCGGAGGGAGCAGACCCACATGTCCTACAAGAACATCCTGGTCGACACGCGCGGCGCCGTCGGGCTTATCCAGCTCAACCGGCCCAAGGCGCTGAACGCGCTCTGCGCCGAACTGATCGAGGAGCTGAATGCGGCGCTCGACGCCTATGAGGCGGATCCCGCGATCGGCGCAATCGTGCTGACCGGCAGCGAAAAGGCTTTTGCAGCCGGTGCCGACATCAAGGAGATGCTGCCCAAGTCCTTCCAGGACGTCTACATGGAGGACTTCATCTCGCGCTGGGAGCGGGTGACCCGCTGTAAGAAGCCGGTGATCGCGGCGGTCTCCGGTTATGCGCTCGGCGGCGGCTGCGAGCTCGCGATGATGTGCGATTTCATCCTGGCGGCCGAGAATGCGAAGTTCGGCCAGCCCGAGATCAATCTCGGCACCATTCCGGGATCGGGCGGCACCCAGCGCCTCACCCGTTTCGTCGGCAAGTCCAAGGCCATGGAAATGTGCCTGACCGGCCGGATGATGGATGCCGAGGAAGCCGAGCGTGCGGGGCTGGTCAGCCGGATCGTGCCGGTGGCCGAGCTGCTCGACGAGGCGCTGAAGGTCGCCCAGGCCATTGCCGCAAAGTCGTTGCCTTCGGTGATGATGGCCAAGGAGGCGGTCAATGCCGCCTATGAGACCACGCTGACCCAGGGCGTGCGCTTCGAGCGCCGCCTGTTCCATTCGAGCTTTGCGCTTGAGGATCGCCGCGAAGGCATGACCGCCTTCTCGGAGAAGCGCGAGCCCCAGTTCAAAAACCGCTGACCCGCTGACCAGATCTCGCCGGCCAGCTACGACACGGCACCGTGTCGGCGGGAATCGCAGTGGTTGCACGGCAACGGCCGTCGGCGTTCCGGACGGAGCGCTTTCGGCTTTGCCGATAACGTCTTGACTCAATCGTGGACCGCACCTATCGTCCGCGGCCTGAGTTTCCCTTTGTCCCGAACGTATCCGAAGGGCCGACCCTGATGGCCAATCATGTCTCCGCCGAGAAGCGTATCCGTCGCAACGCGCGCCGGGCCGAAATCAACGGCGCTCGTATCAGCCGCATCCGCACCTTCGTGAAGAAGGTGGAAAAGGCCCTTGCTCTGGGCGACAAGGATGCCGCCGTCGCCGCTTTCGCCGTCGCCGAGCCGGAACTGCGTCGCGGCGTGAACAAGGGCGTGCTGCACGGCAACACCGCCTCGCGCAAGATCTCGCGCCTCAGCGCGCGCGTGAAGGCGCTGTCGCAGGCCTGAGCCCGCGGCGGTCCGATGCCGGATGATGGCTGGAATCCGGGGCTCCGGAACCT contains:
- a CDS encoding enoyl-CoA hydratase, which produces MSYKNILVDTRGAVGLIQLNRPKALNALCAELIEELNAALDAYEADPAIGAIVLTGSEKAFAAGADIKEMLPKSFQDVYMEDFISRWERVTRCKKPVIAAVSGYALGGGCELAMMCDFILAAENAKFGQPEINLGTIPGSGGTQRLTRFVGKSKAMEMCLTGRMMDAEEAERAGLVSRIVPVAELLDEALKVAQAIAAKSLPSVMMAKEAVNAAYETTLTQGVRFERRLFHSSFALEDRREGMTAFSEKREPQFKNR
- the rpsT gene encoding 30S ribosomal protein S20 translates to MANHVSAEKRIRRNARRAEINGARISRIRTFVKKVEKALALGDKDAAVAAFAVAEPELRRGVNKGVLHGNTASRKISRLSARVKALSQA